A part of Augochlora pura isolate Apur16 chromosome 1, APUR_v2.2.1, whole genome shotgun sequence genomic DNA contains:
- the LOC144468130 gene encoding bridge-like lipid transfer protein family member 3B isoform X2 yields the protein MVSLIKNQLLKHLSRFTKNLSADKINLSTFKGEGELSNLELDEIVLTDLLELPSWLRLTNAWCNKVSFRIQWTKLRSVPIVLSLDEVHIEVETCEDLRDLSSMQGLSSYTGPTKYSFIHKVIDGITVTVNTVSVTFKSPAFIASVQMNRIIVESKSPTWQRCDLRTTRLKDPDRGQLLIFKELEWQTVRIEAQSTKDKNLTPLRLLTNQARCRITIKKRISDCFVMGSRLILILDDLLWVLTDSQLKAALHFIDSLGGLIEKATILERKTKAARKLEVLPEYQAQISQQSRTKNQFNTAISKIFTRYDVVETSYHFLCQRIDLHLCDDIGNGRSSHPDLKDGGALQISLVTFQIDYYPYHLAMADRKHWAKYRENTTRHSQWLQQSLSSFRSQFMDLIDSGRTQHSPLTRSQGNVAVSSTKGSGENLEKSNQTQNANVFSNDQKKSQHPSGNPVKNYILEQLAKLMTTCIIIRIDDFTLYKVTTTSRNPVPKEFITAQSRKKHATGDRDRFYLPEDVTILHAEFTYYYYPGDITFPLPPPKFYVQLNPIQVNFDVCSCLWFNSFALNLHHSLMSKDKHTTHTSTNLMYFDVKIEAILPRIVFESQQDYPNQKDRPKSLHIQTSRASITNVRSTERSSRADLAQCLNAFQMGQMFFSTEFPNKSDDYQVVTDKFLAHCSGTDNVRHPPANFTSNSVTELIRQLNRELLWTEAKDVWCCNLEPVWGDFFGARAVGQNRPVPFLDAFPLTLWCYMSMNPSNTEKFSTADIHGLAYISNLVSVQINHYQYLFLLRLSEVLSEMATYLTIDSNKILNENSGGSLIIGALIPQVEVTFVMPSHTPGKENSGADVESVVPDTSSIADENVNATAQWHNSIDRPDFNSKKININNDDMIMVTPLSEVSSILSVDFMHTVIPNQPVVTFKQNGPNKHDPLTNAAHERQYIGIEEEKALPTMRAIPESAMEHSKGDSSSNAPFIPNNFNIGLSSMKKGLSNLMTSFDSALKASPEDGSSDTVSIRSDISSDSENYVLVSLQDQEKLDTMFSVDNTMRITTVEEASEVVEETPDTQSEKSLDSVCKRKDIVSMATFKLSKVEFIQQSYGYASSIKVQVSNVGNDECSSIPWDEFQTKFSARSRGWVELASDSNCRSCIKLRLDHDLKCKSDSYKLSQASHITNNKNLQSSQSQSHNAELDVDTGVIDIHNKESVLDLFEDKLDIKVTDISMALSMSSISGLKDLFEDEIIPKPIPIQIYLESISLHLNEDRPPTNITSPGPIPIDMNISKLRIVRDTNGAFHIEPVVNMLSSHDSFVTLSNNDNQTDQNVDYEIEINLLRKSSKQLKSDNEELRRRVDTLEKLSEDNAKLMRVKEESDTIKLHLNAAQENIQILLREKKALQETITELQSQIIGSGGTRASWSTKR from the exons ATGGTGTCTCTAATAAAGAACCAATTACTGAAGCATCTGTCGAG GTTCACCAAGAATCTGTCGgcagacaaaataaatttaagtaCATTTAAAGGAGAAGGTGAATTGTCTAACTTAGAACTTGATGAAATAGTTTTGACAGATCTGTTAGAATTACCTTCATGGCTCAGACTAACGAATGCTTGGTGCAATAAAGTGTCATTTCGCATACAATGGACTAAGCTGAGAAGTGTTCCTATAGttttg aGTTTAGATGAAGTTCATATAGAGGTAGAAACTTGTGAAGATTTAAGAGATTTATCTTCCATGCAAGGATTGTCTTCGTACACAGGTCCTACAAAATATTCCTTCATACACAAAGTAATTGATGGAATAACAGTGACTGTTAATACTGTATCTGTTACTTTTAAGAGTCCAGCATTTATTGCTTCGGTTCAG ATGAACCGTATCATAGTGGAATCAAAATCCCCAACATGGCAACGTTGTGATTTAAGAACTACTAGGTTAAAAGATCCTGATCGTGGTCAGTTGCTTATCTTTAAGGAACTTGAATGGCAAACAGTCAGAATAGAAGCACAAAGTACTAAAGATAAGAATCTAACTCCTCTGCGTTTACTTACAAATCAAGCAAGATGTCGAATCACTATCAAGAAAAGAATCTCAG ATTGTTTTGTTATGGGGTCAAGACTGATTCTTATATTGGATGACCTTCTATGGGTTTTAACAGATTCACAGTTAAAAGCAGCCCTCCATTTTATTGACTCTCTTGGTGGTTTAATAGAAAAAGCTacaattttggaacgtaaaaCAAAAGCTGCTAGAAAATTGGAG GTATTGCCAGAATATCAAGCACAAATATCACAGCAATCCAGaacgaaaaatcaatttaacactgctatttctaaaatatttacccGATATGATGTTGTAGAAACATCATATCACTTCTTATGTCAAAGAATTGATTTGCATCTATGCGATGATATTGGCA ATGGTAGATCCTCCCACCCTGATTTAAAAGATGGTGGGGCATTGCAAATTTCACTAGTTACATTTCAAATTGATTATTATCCATATCATTTGGCAATGGCTGATAGAAAACATTGGGCCAAGTACAGAGAAAATACTACCCGACATAGTCAGTGGTTGCAACAATCATTGAGTTCTTTTCGAAGTCAGTTTATGGATCTCATTGATTCTGGTAGAACTCAACACTCTCCTTTGACAAGAAGTCAAGGAAACGTTGCAG TTAGTAGTACAAAAGGTTCTGGAGAGAATTTGGAAAAGAGCAATCAAACGCAAAATGCAAACGTATTTTCCAACGATCAAAAGAAATCACAGCATCCAAGCGGTAATccagtaaaaaattatattctagaGCAGCTCGCCAAATTGATGACAAcgtgtattataataagaatcgACGACTTTACTTTGTATAAAGTAACAACGACATCTCGCAATCCTGTaccgaaagaatttattacag cTCAATCAAGGAAGAAACACGCAACAG GTGATAGGGACAGGTTTTATCTGCCGGAAGACGTAACGATTCTTCACGCCGAATTtacatactattattatcCTGGAGACATAACATTTCCAT TGCCACCACCAAAGTTTTATGTACAACTGAATCCTATTCAAGTAAACTTTGATGTTTGTTCCTGTTTATGGTTTAATTCTTTTGCATTGAACTTACATCACTCTTTAATGAGTAAAGATAAACACACAACACATACTTCCACTAACTTAATGTACTTTGATGTAAAAATTGAAGCTATACTTCCAAGA ATAGTCTTTGAAAGCCAACAAGATTATCCAAACCAAAAGGATAGGCCGAAGTCATTACATATTCAGACTTCGAGAGCATCGATTACGAATGTCCGATCGACTGAGAGATCTTCGAGAGCAGATTTAGCTCAGTGCTTAAATGCTTTTCAAATGGGTCAGATGTTTTTCAGCACTGAATTTCCTAACAAATCAGACGATTATCAGGTTGTAACAGATAAATTTTTAGCACATTGTTCAG gcACTGATAACGTGCGTCATCCGCCCGCAAATTTTACTAGTAACTCTGTAACTGAATTGATTCGCCAATTAAATAGAGAACTTTTGTGGACAGAAGCTAAGGATGTATGGTGCTGTAATTTGGAACCCGTATGGGGCGATTTCTTTGGTGCACGTGCGGTTGGACAAAATCGTCCAGTGCCATTCCTCGACGCTTTTCCCTTAACACTATGGTGTTACATGTCGATGAATCCATCGAATACGGAGAAATTTTCAACCGCTGACATTCATGGCCTTGCATACATAAGCAATTTAGTAAGCGtacaaataaatcattatcaatatctatttttactgAGACTGTCAGAAGTTTTATCAGAGATGGCAACATATCTGACAATtgattccaataaaatattaaatgagaaTTCTGGCGGCTCGCTTATTATCGGTGCATTGATACCACAAGTTGAAGTAACTTTTGTTATGCCATCTCACACACCTGGCAAAGAAAATTCAGGTGCAGATGTGGAGTCAGTGGTACCGGATACATCTAGCATAGCagatgaaaatgtaaatgcaACTGCCCAGTGGCACAATAGTATAGACCGACCtgattttaatagtaaaaagattaatataaataacgatgACATGATTATGGTAACGCCGCTAAGTGAAGTATCATCGATATTATCAGTGGATTTCATGCATACAGTTATTCCAAATCAACCCGTTGTTACATTTAAGCAGAACGGTCCAAATAAGCATGATCCATTAACCAATGCAGCACACGAAAGGCAATATATCGGTATAGAAGAAGAGAAAGCATTGCCTACTATGCGGGCTATACCTGAATCTGCAATGGAACATAGTAAAGGAGATTCATCCTCGAATGCACCATTCATtcctaataatttcaatattggtCTTTCCTCTATGAAAAAAGGTCTCAGTAATTTAATGACATCATTCGATTCCGCTTTAAAAGCTTCTCCCGAAGATGGTAGTAGTGATACAGTATCTATAAGAAGTGATATTAGTTCTGATAGTGAAAATTATGTGTTGGTCAGTCTTCAAGACCAAGAGAAATTAGATACAATGTTTTCTGTTGATAATACAATGCGAATAACGACGGTAGAAGAAGCTAGCGAAGTAGTGGAAGAAACTCCTGATACGCAAAGCGAAAAATCCTTGGATAGCGTGTGTAAACGTAAAGATATT GTGTCTATGGCAACATTTAAATTGTCCAAAGTTGAATTTATTCAACAGTCTTACGGATACGCATCTTCCATCAAAGTTCAAGTATCGAATGTCGGTAATGACGAATGTTCTTCTATACCATGGGACGAATTTCAG ACAAAGTTCAGTGCACGATCTAGAGGTTGGGTTGAATTAGCTTCAGATTCGAACTGTAGATCATGTATCAAACTTCGTTTGGATCATGACTTAAAGTGCAAATCCGATTCTTACAAACTGTCTCAAGCGAGCCACATCACAAATAACAAGAATCTGCAATCATCTCAAAGTCAAAGTCACAATGCGGAACTGGATGTAGATACTGGAGTAATTGATATACATAACAAAGAAAGCGTGTTAGATCtatttgaagataaattagatattaaaGTTACTGACATATCAATGGCTCTGTCAATGAGCTCAATAAGCGGGCTTAAAGATTTGTTTGAAGATGAAATTATACCTAAGCCAATACCAATCCAG atatATTTAGAGTCTATTTCATTGCATTTGAATGAAGATCGTCCACCAACTAATATTACTTCGCCAGGACCGATTCCTATAGatatgaatatttcaaaacttAGAATAGTGCGAGATACAAATGGTGCTTTTCATATTGAACCAGTTG TGAATATGTTAAGCTCCCATGATTCTTTCGTAACGTTATCAAACAATGATAATCAAACAGATCAGAATGTAGACtacgaaatagaaataaatcttttgAGAAAGTCTAGCAAACAGTTGAAGTCAGATAACGAGGAGCTTCGTCGACGAGTTGACACTCTGGAGAAATTATCCGAGGACAATGCAAAATTAATGCGCGTTAAAGAGGAATCAGATACAatcaaattacatttaaatgcGGCGCAAGAGAATATACAGATACTTTTACGAGAGAAGAAAGCCTTGCAAGAAACAATAACAGAGCTTCAGAGTCAAATAATTGGAAGTGGTGGTACCCGTGCATCTTGGTCAACCAAAAGATAG
- the LOC144468130 gene encoding bridge-like lipid transfer protein family member 3B isoform X1: protein MVSLIKNQLLKHLSRFTKNLSADKINLSTFKGEGELSNLELDEIVLTDLLELPSWLRLTNAWCNKVSFRIQWTKLRSVPIVLSLDEVHIEVETCEDLRDLSSMQGLSSYTGPTKYSFIHKVIDGITVTVNTVSVTFKSPAFIASVQMNRIIVESKSPTWQRCDLRTTRLKDPDRGQLLIFKELEWQTVRIEAQSTKDKNLTPLRLLTNQARCRITIKKRISDCFVMGSRLILILDDLLWVLTDSQLKAALHFIDSLGGLIEKATILERKTKAARKLEVLPEYQAQISQQSRTKNQFNTAISKIFTRYDVVETSYHFLCQRIDLHLCDDIGNGRSSHPDLKDGGALQISLVTFQIDYYPYHLAMADRKHWAKYRENTTRHSQWLQQSLSSFRSQFMDLIDSGRTQHSPLTRSQGNVAVSSTKGSGENLEKSNQTQNANVFSNDQKKSQHPSGNPVKNYILEQLAKLMTTCIIIRIDDFTLYKVTTTSRNPVPKEFITAQSRKKHATGDRDRFYLPEDVTILHAEFTYYYYPGDITFPLPPPKFYVQLNPIQVNFDVCSCLWFNSFALNLHHSLMSKDKHTTHTSTNLMYFDVKIEAILPRIVFESQQDYPNQKDRPKSLHIQTSRASITNVRSTERSSRADLAQCLNAFQMGQMFFSTEFPNKSDDYQVVTDKFLAHCSGTDNVRHPPANFTSNSVTELIRQLNRELLWTEAKDVWCCNLEPVWGDFFGARAVGQNRPVPFLDAFPLTLWCYMSMNPSNTEKFSTADIHGLAYISNLVSVQINHYQYLFLLRLSEVLSEMATYLTIDSNKILNENSGGSLIIGALIPQVEVTFVMPSHTPGKENSGADVESVVPDTSSIADENVNATAQWHNSIDRPDFNSKKININNDDMIMVTPLSEVSSILSVDFMHTVIPNQPVVTFKQNGPNKHDPLTNAAHERQYIGIEEEKALPTMRAIPESAMEHSKGDSSSNAPFIPNNFNIGLSSMKKGLSNLMTSFDSALKASPEDGSSDTVSIRSDISSDSENYVLVSLQDQEKLDTMFSVDNTMRITTVEEASEVVEETPDTQSEKSLDSVCKRKDIVSMATFKLSKVEFIQQSYGYASSIKVQVSNVGNDECSSIPWDEFQVKRKTKFSARSRGWVELASDSNCRSCIKLRLDHDLKCKSDSYKLSQASHITNNKNLQSSQSQSHNAELDVDTGVIDIHNKESVLDLFEDKLDIKVTDISMALSMSSISGLKDLFEDEIIPKPIPIQIYLESISLHLNEDRPPTNITSPGPIPIDMNISKLRIVRDTNGAFHIEPVVNMLSSHDSFVTLSNNDNQTDQNVDYEIEINLLRKSSKQLKSDNEELRRRVDTLEKLSEDNAKLMRVKEESDTIKLHLNAAQENIQILLREKKALQETITELQSQIIGSGGTRASWSTKR from the exons ATGGTGTCTCTAATAAAGAACCAATTACTGAAGCATCTGTCGAG GTTCACCAAGAATCTGTCGgcagacaaaataaatttaagtaCATTTAAAGGAGAAGGTGAATTGTCTAACTTAGAACTTGATGAAATAGTTTTGACAGATCTGTTAGAATTACCTTCATGGCTCAGACTAACGAATGCTTGGTGCAATAAAGTGTCATTTCGCATACAATGGACTAAGCTGAGAAGTGTTCCTATAGttttg aGTTTAGATGAAGTTCATATAGAGGTAGAAACTTGTGAAGATTTAAGAGATTTATCTTCCATGCAAGGATTGTCTTCGTACACAGGTCCTACAAAATATTCCTTCATACACAAAGTAATTGATGGAATAACAGTGACTGTTAATACTGTATCTGTTACTTTTAAGAGTCCAGCATTTATTGCTTCGGTTCAG ATGAACCGTATCATAGTGGAATCAAAATCCCCAACATGGCAACGTTGTGATTTAAGAACTACTAGGTTAAAAGATCCTGATCGTGGTCAGTTGCTTATCTTTAAGGAACTTGAATGGCAAACAGTCAGAATAGAAGCACAAAGTACTAAAGATAAGAATCTAACTCCTCTGCGTTTACTTACAAATCAAGCAAGATGTCGAATCACTATCAAGAAAAGAATCTCAG ATTGTTTTGTTATGGGGTCAAGACTGATTCTTATATTGGATGACCTTCTATGGGTTTTAACAGATTCACAGTTAAAAGCAGCCCTCCATTTTATTGACTCTCTTGGTGGTTTAATAGAAAAAGCTacaattttggaacgtaaaaCAAAAGCTGCTAGAAAATTGGAG GTATTGCCAGAATATCAAGCACAAATATCACAGCAATCCAGaacgaaaaatcaatttaacactgctatttctaaaatatttacccGATATGATGTTGTAGAAACATCATATCACTTCTTATGTCAAAGAATTGATTTGCATCTATGCGATGATATTGGCA ATGGTAGATCCTCCCACCCTGATTTAAAAGATGGTGGGGCATTGCAAATTTCACTAGTTACATTTCAAATTGATTATTATCCATATCATTTGGCAATGGCTGATAGAAAACATTGGGCCAAGTACAGAGAAAATACTACCCGACATAGTCAGTGGTTGCAACAATCATTGAGTTCTTTTCGAAGTCAGTTTATGGATCTCATTGATTCTGGTAGAACTCAACACTCTCCTTTGACAAGAAGTCAAGGAAACGTTGCAG TTAGTAGTACAAAAGGTTCTGGAGAGAATTTGGAAAAGAGCAATCAAACGCAAAATGCAAACGTATTTTCCAACGATCAAAAGAAATCACAGCATCCAAGCGGTAATccagtaaaaaattatattctagaGCAGCTCGCCAAATTGATGACAAcgtgtattataataagaatcgACGACTTTACTTTGTATAAAGTAACAACGACATCTCGCAATCCTGTaccgaaagaatttattacag cTCAATCAAGGAAGAAACACGCAACAG GTGATAGGGACAGGTTTTATCTGCCGGAAGACGTAACGATTCTTCACGCCGAATTtacatactattattatcCTGGAGACATAACATTTCCAT TGCCACCACCAAAGTTTTATGTACAACTGAATCCTATTCAAGTAAACTTTGATGTTTGTTCCTGTTTATGGTTTAATTCTTTTGCATTGAACTTACATCACTCTTTAATGAGTAAAGATAAACACACAACACATACTTCCACTAACTTAATGTACTTTGATGTAAAAATTGAAGCTATACTTCCAAGA ATAGTCTTTGAAAGCCAACAAGATTATCCAAACCAAAAGGATAGGCCGAAGTCATTACATATTCAGACTTCGAGAGCATCGATTACGAATGTCCGATCGACTGAGAGATCTTCGAGAGCAGATTTAGCTCAGTGCTTAAATGCTTTTCAAATGGGTCAGATGTTTTTCAGCACTGAATTTCCTAACAAATCAGACGATTATCAGGTTGTAACAGATAAATTTTTAGCACATTGTTCAG gcACTGATAACGTGCGTCATCCGCCCGCAAATTTTACTAGTAACTCTGTAACTGAATTGATTCGCCAATTAAATAGAGAACTTTTGTGGACAGAAGCTAAGGATGTATGGTGCTGTAATTTGGAACCCGTATGGGGCGATTTCTTTGGTGCACGTGCGGTTGGACAAAATCGTCCAGTGCCATTCCTCGACGCTTTTCCCTTAACACTATGGTGTTACATGTCGATGAATCCATCGAATACGGAGAAATTTTCAACCGCTGACATTCATGGCCTTGCATACATAAGCAATTTAGTAAGCGtacaaataaatcattatcaatatctatttttactgAGACTGTCAGAAGTTTTATCAGAGATGGCAACATATCTGACAATtgattccaataaaatattaaatgagaaTTCTGGCGGCTCGCTTATTATCGGTGCATTGATACCACAAGTTGAAGTAACTTTTGTTATGCCATCTCACACACCTGGCAAAGAAAATTCAGGTGCAGATGTGGAGTCAGTGGTACCGGATACATCTAGCATAGCagatgaaaatgtaaatgcaACTGCCCAGTGGCACAATAGTATAGACCGACCtgattttaatagtaaaaagattaatataaataacgatgACATGATTATGGTAACGCCGCTAAGTGAAGTATCATCGATATTATCAGTGGATTTCATGCATACAGTTATTCCAAATCAACCCGTTGTTACATTTAAGCAGAACGGTCCAAATAAGCATGATCCATTAACCAATGCAGCACACGAAAGGCAATATATCGGTATAGAAGAAGAGAAAGCATTGCCTACTATGCGGGCTATACCTGAATCTGCAATGGAACATAGTAAAGGAGATTCATCCTCGAATGCACCATTCATtcctaataatttcaatattggtCTTTCCTCTATGAAAAAAGGTCTCAGTAATTTAATGACATCATTCGATTCCGCTTTAAAAGCTTCTCCCGAAGATGGTAGTAGTGATACAGTATCTATAAGAAGTGATATTAGTTCTGATAGTGAAAATTATGTGTTGGTCAGTCTTCAAGACCAAGAGAAATTAGATACAATGTTTTCTGTTGATAATACAATGCGAATAACGACGGTAGAAGAAGCTAGCGAAGTAGTGGAAGAAACTCCTGATACGCAAAGCGAAAAATCCTTGGATAGCGTGTGTAAACGTAAAGATATT GTGTCTATGGCAACATTTAAATTGTCCAAAGTTGAATTTATTCAACAGTCTTACGGATACGCATCTTCCATCAAAGTTCAAGTATCGAATGTCGGTAATGACGAATGTTCTTCTATACCATGGGACGAATTTCAG GTCAAGAGGAAG ACAAAGTTCAGTGCACGATCTAGAGGTTGGGTTGAATTAGCTTCAGATTCGAACTGTAGATCATGTATCAAACTTCGTTTGGATCATGACTTAAAGTGCAAATCCGATTCTTACAAACTGTCTCAAGCGAGCCACATCACAAATAACAAGAATCTGCAATCATCTCAAAGTCAAAGTCACAATGCGGAACTGGATGTAGATACTGGAGTAATTGATATACATAACAAAGAAAGCGTGTTAGATCtatttgaagataaattagatattaaaGTTACTGACATATCAATGGCTCTGTCAATGAGCTCAATAAGCGGGCTTAAAGATTTGTTTGAAGATGAAATTATACCTAAGCCAATACCAATCCAG atatATTTAGAGTCTATTTCATTGCATTTGAATGAAGATCGTCCACCAACTAATATTACTTCGCCAGGACCGATTCCTATAGatatgaatatttcaaaacttAGAATAGTGCGAGATACAAATGGTGCTTTTCATATTGAACCAGTTG TGAATATGTTAAGCTCCCATGATTCTTTCGTAACGTTATCAAACAATGATAATCAAACAGATCAGAATGTAGACtacgaaatagaaataaatcttttgAGAAAGTCTAGCAAACAGTTGAAGTCAGATAACGAGGAGCTTCGTCGACGAGTTGACACTCTGGAGAAATTATCCGAGGACAATGCAAAATTAATGCGCGTTAAAGAGGAATCAGATACAatcaaattacatttaaatgcGGCGCAAGAGAATATACAGATACTTTTACGAGAGAAGAAAGCCTTGCAAGAAACAATAACAGAGCTTCAGAGTCAAATAATTGGAAGTGGTGGTACCCGTGCATCTTGGTCAACCAAAAGATAG